The Brassica oleracea var. oleracea cultivar TO1000 unplaced genomic scaffold, BOL UnpScaffold02687, whole genome shotgun sequence DNA segment ACAGGTAGAGAGAACAGCAGCTTCTTCAATATGATTCAAAGCGCACAACTCAGAGATAGCCTGAGGCCATTCAGCGACAGGAATGGCAAGCTTCTCAAGCATCTCCAAAGGAGTAGTGTGGATGCTAAGACCAATCACCACAATGCTGCTTCTCTCCTTTGTGTATCctgcaaagagagagagagtataccTATCAGAATCTCAAACGCAATCATGACCCAAAAAGTGGGAGGCAGAGAGATTGGTTACTGTCAATGGCGGATTTCTTAAGCTGCTGAAGAGCCGAGACACTTGATGAAGAAAGCTCGCAACGGATCAGACCTCGAGCTGTCTTGTTGTTCATCGGGAAAGCACGAGTGCCTAATAACATCGtcggagaagaagatggagaatgGTGTTTCGATGATAACGACGTCTGGGTAACGACAAATGCACCCGAAACAGCCGCCATAGCCTGGATTTTTTATCAAGCAAATATAATACAAATCGGCAACGGTGGTGTTCGAAAGGGCCTCCTTTCTTCTCTGCGAGAGATTGCGTCAGCTGTTTTAACGAGGCGTGTTCTGTTGCATCAGAATGGTTAGGGGCGATTTTGGTTGATGACGTTGTCCCGTCGGAGGATGGCGGTTTCCCTTGGTGGCTGGCTACGGACTAATTGTGTCATGACCCAAACCCAGGCCAATCTGACATTCAAAGAGGCCCAAAGTCATTTCAAGAGGCCCAaggtattttgttttaaataccCACTATCTCCACTTTGTTTCatcagaaacataaaaaaaaaatagaaaaaaagaagaaagagtagagagagagaattaaGAGAATGGATAATTTTTGCAGAATTTGAGCTGCCTGAGATCGTCGCCGGAGCTACCTCACCCACGGACCGTGCCAGCCTCGTCCCCACCGTGAACCGCAGCTCAAGGTAACCGGAAAATGCATCCACTTAAGTTTTATTTCGGCCGTTTT contains these protein-coding regions:
- the LOC106321717 gene encoding glutamyl-tRNA reductase 2, chloroplastic-like; translation: MAAVSGAFVVTQTSLSSKHHSPSSSPTMLLGTRAFPMNNKTARGLIRCELSSSSVSALQQLKKSAIDRYTKERSSIVVIGLSIHTTPLEMLEKLAIPVAEWPQAISELCALNHIEEAA